Part of the Triticum aestivum cultivar Chinese Spring chromosome 4D, IWGSC CS RefSeq v2.1, whole genome shotgun sequence genome is shown below.
CTCGGCGCCACGGCGCCGGTGCGCGTGCCCAGCAGCATCTACGCTTGCCTCCGCCTCATCAGCCCGCGCGAGGCCATGGGCTTCTCCGACTTCCAGTTTTTTCCCACGGACGGGGAGGGCCGCGACCCGCGCCGCTTTCCAGTCCACGGCGAGCTGCACTGCTACCTCCGGGACTTCTGCGACGCCTTCGGGCTCATGGACACCGTCAGGCTCAACACCCGGGTCCTGCGCGTCGCTCCCGCGCCGACGTCGTCCCGGTGGGCGGTGAGGTCCGTGCGGCTCCTCGGCACCACCGAGGATGATGATGttgcgcaggaggaggaggaggtgttcgaCGCCGTGGTGGTGGCCACCGGCCACTACTCGCAGCCGATGCTCCCGACCGACATCGAGGGCATGGGGGAGTGGACGCGCCGGCAGCTGCACAGCCACTCCTACAGGACGCCGGAGCCGTTCCTCGGCGAGGCAGTGGTGATCGTAGGGTGCGGGAACAGCGGCAATGACATCGCGCTGGACCTCTGCCGTGTCGCCAGGGAGGTGCACCTTGCCGCTAGCTCCGAGGCCACGGCCGCCACGCCGGCCATGTCGAGGGTGCTGATGCTGGCCAACCACGGCGACGTGCTGCGCCTGCACGCGTGGATTCGCCGTCTTCAGGCCGACGGGCGCGTGGAGTTCGCGGACGGCTCCTCCGTCGTGGCCGACACGGTCATCTACTGCACGGGGTACACCTACTCGTTCCCGTTCCTGGACACTGCCGGCGCGGTCACCATCGACAGCGACGGCTACGTCGTCGGCCCGCTGTTTGAGCACGTGTTCCCGCTGTCCCTGGCGCCGTCCCTCTCCTTCGTGGGCGTGGCAAAGAAGGTCCTGATCCCGTGGTTCTTCGAGGTGGCGGCGCGGTGGATGGCGCAGGTGTTGTCCGGCCGCCGCGCGCTGCCGGCGGAAGAGGAGATGCTGCGGTCCGTGGAGGAGCACCTCCGCGCCAGGGAGGCTGCCGGCATCGAATCTCAGAAGATGTACGAGTTCGGGGAGAAGTACTCGGACTTGGCGCCGCTGGAGGAGTGGAAGAAGGAGCTGCTCATGTCCAGCATCGCGAGCATGATGGCCGACGTGGAGACCTTCCGCGACCGTGCCTACGACGACAGCGAGATCGTGCGGAAGGGCCTGCGGGGATGGCTCGACTTGGCTGCTCAAGCTCAAGCAAAATCTATGGCTGTTGCCGTTGACGTTGAAGCTGAACGTGCATGCCATGGCTAATTAAGCTGTCCTCAGCGGAATTACGAGTAGACCGCGTGACATGTAAggggtttttatttttatttatttttgcaggGAAGATTCAATCTCATTCCCTTCGAGTTTCAATTAATAATTGCCTCATGAGCAAAAAAGTTTGGTTACCACAAAAAGACTCTGTCATTGAATTCAAGTATGATTGTCGAAACgtagaaatagaaaataaaaacaTCGGATTCTCATAGACCCTCTTGAATCCTATAAAAAAAAACACCTTTCAAGTAAAAAATAActtataccgaaaaaggcttttcccttgctttatatataaagcaccgacCAACAAGCATCCAGTACAAACATACGTCACCGCAACACACGCGCACACCCAAGACAAGATACATAGGCGTTGAGCGCAACAACACCACTCCTAGAAATACTACAACAAAGAGATGAAGTTACATATGACGAACCATGGGCTCCAAGGTggcgccttcaggaagggtacgacaccggagcgccgcctccgcctgatccaaggatcagagtttcccctggagccgcatgacgggcaatgagagccgcgacgacgccttgaAGAAGGGAACGATCtttgccgccgccggtccgtccgaagatagaacaggttttcacctcggcaaccactcaccgccaccgaacgccacatcccggcaaccacgccgcccacacggccatggtgaCCGGGCAGCGCCATAGCACGGGCTCTGTCCAAAAGCACCgtgctaccaccaccagggccggcgccccggcatccaagaccttgacaccacctcacacGAGACCCGCCTCCACCCCAAcgaaagagacgagcggaa
Proteins encoded:
- the LOC123100802 gene encoding flavin-containing monooxygenase FMO GS-OX-like 8, coding for MAAGAGEPVLPSKGVCVVGGGMAGLAAARELRREGHAVTVMEQSGDVGGQWLYDHRTDAEDPLGATAPVRVPSSIYACLRLISPREAMGFSDFQFFPTDGEGRDPRRFPVHGELHCYLRDFCDAFGLMDTVRLNTRVLRVAPAPTSSRWAVRSVRLLGTTEDDDVAQEEEEVFDAVVVATGHYSQPMLPTDIEGMGEWTRRQLHSHSYRTPEPFLGEAVVIVGCGNSGNDIALDLCRVAREVHLAASSEATAATPAMSRVLMLANHGDVLRLHAWIRRLQADGRVEFADGSSVVADTVIYCTGYTYSFPFLDTAGAVTIDSDGYVVGPLFEHVFPLSLAPSLSFVGVAKKVLIPWFFEVAARWMAQVLSGRRALPAEEEMLRSVEEHLRAREAAGIESQKMYEFGEKYSDLAPLEEWKKELLMSSIASMMADVETFRDRAYDDSEIVRKGLRGWLDLAAQAQAKSMAVAVDVEAERACHG